The following proteins come from a genomic window of Sulfitobacter indolifex:
- a CDS encoding DUF6173 family protein, translating to MGDEVETAAEAYEAAALPRMHDVHTDPEQPKSGDQPLPQSMIARPVKQKSPAQWAYERVILYLKNFEEKLDNDHEAAMGFAGGDAGVLRIEGMGYFDPDIITFYGVDPAGARAQLVQHVGQLNVMLRALPKKVPDAAPQRIGFRLVADLEDT from the coding sequence ATGGGTGATGAAGTGGAAACAGCCGCCGAGGCCTATGAAGCCGCGGCATTACCGCGCATGCATGACGTGCATACGGACCCGGAGCAGCCCAAATCAGGCGACCAGCCGCTGCCGCAATCGATGATTGCCAGACCGGTAAAGCAAAAATCCCCGGCTCAATGGGCCTATGAGCGCGTGATACTTTACCTCAAGAATTTTGAGGAAAAGCTCGACAATGATCACGAGGCGGCGATGGGCTTTGCCGGGGGCGATGCGGGCGTGCTTCGGATCGAGGGAATGGGGTATTTCGACCCAGATATCATTACATTCTATGGCGTTGATCCGGCAGGGGCGCGGGCGCAATTGGTGCAGCATGTGGGGCAGTTGAATGTGATGCTCCGGGCCTTGCCAAAGAAGGTGCCCGATGCCGCGCCGCAACGGATCGGGTTTCGATTGGTCGCCGATCTAGAGGACACTTGA
- the greA gene encoding transcription elongation factor GreA has product MEKIPMTRDGHTALEVELKHLKSVERPAIIKAIAEAREHGDLSENAEYHSAKEKQSFIEGRIKELEGVISLADVIDPKKLSGSIKFGATVTLVDEDTEEEKTYQIVGEYEANIEKGLLNIKSPIARALIGKDEGDSVEVRTPGGQKSYEVLKIVYA; this is encoded by the coding sequence ATGGAAAAGATCCCGATGACCCGCGACGGTCACACCGCGCTCGAAGTCGAACTTAAGCACCTGAAATCGGTTGAACGGCCCGCCATCATCAAGGCTATCGCCGAAGCGCGCGAACATGGTGACCTGTCGGAAAATGCCGAGTATCATTCCGCCAAGGAAAAGCAGTCGTTCATCGAAGGCCGCATCAAAGAACTTGAGGGCGTGATCTCGCTCGCGGATGTGATTGACCCCAAGAAACTATCGGGCTCGATCAAGTTCGGCGCTACGGTGACGCTGGTCGATGAAGACACCGAAGAAGAGAAGACCTATCAGATCGTTGGCGAATATGAGGCCAACATCGAAAAGGGTCTTTTGAACATCAAGTCGCCCATTGCCCGTGCGCTGATTGGCAAAGACGAAGGTGATTCCGTTGAGGTGCGCACCCCCGGGGGGCAGAAGTCCTATGAGGTTCTCAAGATCGTCTACGCTTGA
- a CDS encoding bifunctional molybdopterin-guanine dinucleotide biosynthesis adaptor protein MobB/molybdopterin molybdotransferase MoeA, translating into MRVYGVVGWKNAGKTGLMERLVAEITGRGFTVSTVKHAHHTFDVDHPGKDSHRHRVAGAREVLLASGARFALMHELRGAEEPPLEAQLARLSPVDLVLIEGYKRDSHPKVEAHRAETGNALIAPDDPTVRAVASDVALQLDRPVFDLNDTKAIADFILREVGLIAAPSKPDTASPPPLRNDCFALPPGVHWTPVNDALDLLKNRLHPVTGAEILPAANAGGRILAQDVTAIRANPPLPNTAVDGYGFAGARGEGLHEMPLMSGRAAAGDRPGAVPTGQAIRVLTGAALPKGVDTVILQEDVTAEGGMLRFNGPVRQGANTRKAGEDVQAGDMILAAGTRVGPAELALLAAAGVAEVSLRKRLKVGVISTGDELVEMGETARDGQIYDANRPMLLQLAADFGHEAVDLGRVADDRAALRARLDAAAEQVDVILTSGGASAGDEDHVSALLAEAGAMQLWRIAVKPGRPLALGLWQGVPVFGLPGNPVAAMVCSLIFARPAMALLAGRGWQEPQGFDVPAAFDKRKKAGRREYLRARMRDGRAEVFASEGSGRISGLSWAEGLVELDEAARDIKPGDTVRFIPYGSFTS; encoded by the coding sequence ATGAGAGTTTACGGTGTCGTCGGCTGGAAGAACGCGGGCAAGACGGGATTGATGGAACGGCTCGTGGCCGAAATCACGGGCCGTGGTTTCACCGTCTCCACAGTCAAACATGCCCATCACACCTTCGACGTTGACCACCCCGGCAAAGACAGCCACCGTCACCGCGTTGCTGGCGCACGTGAAGTGTTGCTGGCCTCGGGCGCGCGTTTTGCTCTGATGCACGAGTTGCGCGGCGCAGAGGAGCCACCTCTGGAGGCTCAGCTTGCGCGGCTCTCGCCCGTCGATCTGGTGCTGATCGAAGGCTACAAACGCGACAGCCACCCCAAAGTCGAAGCGCATCGGGCGGAAACCGGAAACGCTCTGATCGCGCCGGATGACCCGACTGTGCGCGCCGTCGCGAGTGATGTGGCGCTGCAGCTGGATCGGCCTGTGTTCGATCTGAATGACACCAAGGCGATTGCCGATTTCATCCTGCGCGAAGTGGGTCTGATCGCGGCCCCTTCGAAGCCCGACACCGCCTCGCCGCCACCGCTGCGCAACGATTGTTTTGCCCTCCCACCCGGCGTGCATTGGACCCCGGTGAACGACGCGCTGGACCTGTTGAAAAATCGCCTCCACCCGGTGACGGGGGCGGAAATCCTTCCCGCTGCCAATGCCGGTGGGCGCATCTTGGCGCAAGACGTCACCGCCATCCGCGCCAACCCGCCGTTGCCCAATACGGCAGTCGATGGCTATGGCTTTGCCGGGGCGCGCGGCGAGGGGCTGCATGAAATGCCGCTTATGTCGGGGCGTGCGGCGGCAGGAGATCGTCCGGGGGCCGTGCCCACGGGGCAGGCGATCCGCGTGCTGACCGGGGCTGCACTGCCCAAAGGGGTCGACACCGTAATCTTGCAAGAGGATGTCACTGCCGAGGGCGGCATGCTGCGGTTCAACGGGCCGGTGAGGCAGGGCGCAAATACCCGCAAAGCCGGGGAAGACGTGCAGGCGGGCGATATGATCCTCGCGGCAGGTACGCGCGTTGGCCCGGCGGAGCTGGCGCTGTTGGCGGCGGCGGGCGTGGCGGAGGTGAGCCTGCGCAAGCGGTTGAAGGTGGGGGTGATCTCCACCGGCGACGAGTTGGTCGAGATGGGCGAGACGGCCCGCGATGGGCAGATTTACGACGCCAATCGCCCCATGTTGCTGCAACTCGCGGCGGACTTCGGCCATGAGGCGGTTGATCTAGGCCGTGTGGCCGATGACCGCGCGGCGCTGCGCGCAAGGCTCGACGCGGCGGCAGAGCAGGTGGATGTGATCCTCACCAGTGGCGGCGCGTCGGCGGGGGACGAAGATCACGTTTCGGCCCTGCTGGCCGAGGCGGGGGCGATGCAGCTGTGGCGAATTGCGGTGAAGCCGGGGCGGCCTTTAGCGCTCGGATTGTGGCAGGGGGTGCCGGTCTTTGGCCTGCCGGGCAACCCGGTGGCGGCAATGGTTTGTTCGCTGATCTTTGCACGCCCTGCGATGGCTTTGCTCGCCGGGCGCGGCTGGCAGGAACCTCAGGGTTTTGATGTGCCCGCGGCGTTCGACAAACGCAAAAAGGCCGGGCGGCGTGAATACCTGCGCGCGCGGATGCGCGATGGCCGGGCGGAGGTTTTTGCCTCAGAAGGATCGGGCCGCATCAGCGGGCTAAGCTGGGCCGAAGGGCTGGTCGAATTGGACGAAGCCGCCCGCGATATCAAGCCGGGCGACACCGTGCGGTTTATCCCTTACGGCAGTTTTACCAGCTAA
- a CDS encoding MBL fold metallo-hydrolase, whose protein sequence is MTEQATLSATTPKPPKGLRTPWEVPPAEGEAIEVAPGVLWFRLPLPMKLDHVNVYALDEGDSWTVIDTGFASRRGKDIWRGLMAGPLGGKPISRVVVTHHHPDHIGLAGWLQTEFGAELVTTRTAWLTARMLTLDVQEVPLAESLLFYRKAGMAAALYEKRASERPFNFSDVVAPLPLGFTRIRQDDVIRMGGRDWEVHIGNGHAPEHATFWSRDDNLVIAGDQILSSISPNIGVYPTEPMADPIGEWLEACERFLPLAREDHLVLGGHKLPFTGLPTRLKQLIENHHSALRRLLTHIDTPKSASECFGLLFKRNIGEAEYGLALVEAVAHLSHLYQAGEATRALREADGAWVYQRRG, encoded by the coding sequence ATGACAGAGCAGGCCACCCTCTCCGCCACCACGCCGAAACCGCCCAAGGGGCTGCGCACCCCCTGGGAAGTGCCGCCCGCCGAGGGCGAGGCGATCGAGGTGGCGCCGGGGGTGCTCTGGTTCCGCCTGCCGCTGCCGATGAAGCTGGATCACGTCAATGTCTACGCGCTGGACGAGGGCGACAGTTGGACGGTGATCGACACGGGCTTTGCTTCGCGCCGGGGTAAAGACATCTGGCGGGGGCTGATGGCCGGACCGCTCGGCGGCAAGCCGATTTCGCGCGTTGTCGTGACCCATCATCACCCCGATCACATCGGCCTAGCAGGCTGGTTGCAGACGGAGTTTGGCGCAGAGCTGGTCACCACCCGTACCGCCTGGCTCACCGCGCGCATGCTGACGTTGGATGTTCAAGAGGTGCCTCTTGCCGAATCCCTGTTGTTTTACCGCAAAGCGGGCATGGCGGCGGCGCTTTACGAAAAACGCGCCAGTGAGCGGCCCTTTAATTTTTCCGACGTGGTGGCCCCTCTGCCGCTTGGTTTTACCCGCATCCGCCAAGACGATGTAATCCGCATGGGTGGGCGCGATTGGGAGGTGCATATCGGCAATGGCCACGCCCCCGAACACGCGACCTTCTGGAGCCGGGATGACAATCTGGTGATCGCAGGCGATCAAATCCTGTCTTCGATCAGCCCTAACATCGGCGTTTACCCGACCGAACCGATGGCCGATCCGATTGGGGAGTGGCTGGAAGCCTGCGAGCGTTTCCTTCCGCTCGCGCGCGAAGATCATCTGGTGCTCGGGGGGCATAAACTGCCCTTCACCGGTCTGCCGACGCGCCTGAAACAGCTGATCGAAAATCATCACTCTGCGCTGCGCCGCCTGTTGACCCATATCGACACGCCGAAATCAGCCTCGGAATGTTTTGGATTGCTGTTCAAACGCAACATTGGCGAGGCGGAATATGGCCTAGCGCTGGTTGAAGCCGTCGCTCATCTAAGCCACCTTTACCAAGCCGGAGAGGCCACGCGCGCGTTGCGCGAAGCCGACGGCGCTTGGGTGTATCAGCGCAGGGGGTGA
- a CDS encoding formate dehydrogenase accessory sulfurtransferase FdhD yields MQLARDNELSNYLIAPDPSAVRLTRNVSGVDHTGAEVAINVVEERPLTIFLNRQEIVTAMTIGDYPAYLALGFLRNQGMLRPDEEITGVDYDEELETVVVRTKRATDYEDKMQRKTRTSGCAVGTVFGDMMEGLADVRLPDTPVRTSDLYALAAKINRTPSLYLEAGAIHGTVLCQGDRPLVYMEDVGRHNAVDKIAGWMLSEGVGAEDKVLYTTGRLTSEMVIKTAMMGIPVLASRSGFTAWGVEIAQQVNLTLIGRMRGQRFTCLAGESRLIRDADPASVADEPRKSGRKGAKE; encoded by the coding sequence ATACAATTGGCCCGAGACAATGAACTTAGCAATTACCTGATCGCCCCCGATCCGAGTGCTGTTCGACTGACCCGCAATGTCTCTGGCGTGGATCACACCGGGGCGGAGGTGGCGATCAATGTGGTCGAAGAGCGCCCGCTGACGATATTCCTTAACCGGCAAGAGATCGTGACCGCGATGACGATTGGCGACTATCCAGCCTATCTGGCGCTCGGTTTTCTGCGCAATCAGGGGATGCTGCGCCCGGACGAAGAGATCACCGGCGTCGACTATGACGAAGAGCTTGAGACCGTCGTTGTCCGCACCAAACGCGCGACCGACTACGAAGACAAGATGCAGCGCAAGACCCGCACCAGCGGTTGTGCTGTGGGCACTGTCTTTGGTGATATGATGGAGGGGCTGGCGGATGTGCGCCTTCCTGATACGCCGGTGCGCACCTCGGACCTCTATGCGCTGGCGGCCAAGATCAACCGCACGCCGAGCCTTTATCTTGAGGCTGGAGCGATCCATGGCACGGTGCTCTGCCAAGGCGACCGGCCACTCGTTTATATGGAAGACGTAGGCCGCCACAATGCGGTCGACAAAATCGCCGGTTGGATGCTCTCTGAAGGCGTGGGGGCCGAGGATAAGGTGCTCTATACCACTGGGCGGCTGACGTCTGAAATGGTGATCAAGACGGCGATGATGGGCATTCCGGTGCTGGCGTCACGCTCGGGCTTCACCGCTTGGGGGGTGGAGATTGCGCAGCAGGTCAATCTCACACTCATCGGACGGATGCGCGGGCAGCGGTTCACCTGTTTGGCAGGAGAAAGCCGGTTGATCCGCGACGCAGACCCCGCCAGCGTGGCCGACGAGCCGCGTAAAAGTGGCCGCAAGGGCGCGAAGGAATAA
- a CDS encoding AzlD domain-containing protein, translating into MIDKTALWIVIIGLGLGSFFLRFVFTGLVGNKQMPAWLLRHLRYTAVAILPALVAPQVLWPSGTDGQFDLPRVTAAVVTLGVGLVTKNVLAAILSGAVALYGLLYLVG; encoded by the coding sequence ATGATCGATAAAACCGCACTTTGGATCGTGATCATCGGTCTTGGTCTGGGCAGCTTTTTCCTGCGTTTCGTTTTTACCGGGCTGGTGGGCAACAAGCAGATGCCTGCGTGGCTGTTGCGGCACCTGCGCTATACCGCCGTGGCGATCCTGCCCGCGCTGGTGGCGCCGCAGGTGCTTTGGCCTTCGGGGACGGACGGGCAGTTTGATCTGCCGCGCGTGACTGCGGCGGTGGTCACGCTGGGTGTGGGGCTTGTGACCAAGAATGTCCTCGCCGCGATCCTGTCTGGGGCCGTGGCGCTTTATGGCTTGCTCTATCTGGTGGGGTAA
- a CDS encoding AzlC family ABC transporter permease codes for MAITTTKSAYRKGIVDALPFVLVIIPFASLFGLLATEAGLNVFETLTFSIVVIAGAAQFTALQLLQEDVPTAIVLASALAVNLRMAMYSASLTPWIGSAPVWQRALAAYMTVDQSYVASMTQYERDPQMTVPQRMAYFFGTVTPIVPLWYIFTLVGAMVGSNVPDSWALDFAIPITFLAMIAPMFRTVAHVAAALVAVIVSLIAVDVPYALGLIIAGLAGMITGAQVEAWMERRKPGSTAR; via the coding sequence ATGGCCATCACCACCACCAAATCCGCCTATCGCAAAGGTATCGTTGATGCATTGCCTTTCGTGTTGGTAATCATCCCCTTTGCCTCACTCTTTGGCCTCTTGGCCACCGAAGCCGGGCTGAACGTCTTTGAGACGCTGACCTTCTCCATCGTGGTGATTGCGGGGGCCGCGCAGTTCACGGCCCTGCAACTGCTGCAAGAAGATGTGCCGACGGCGATTGTGCTGGCCTCAGCGCTGGCGGTGAACCTGCGCATGGCGATGTATTCGGCCTCTCTCACCCCTTGGATCGGCAGCGCGCCAGTCTGGCAGCGGGCGCTGGCGGCTTATATGACGGTGGATCAATCCTATGTCGCGTCCATGACCCAATACGAGCGTGATCCGCAGATGACGGTGCCGCAGCGGATGGCCTATTTCTTTGGGACCGTGACCCCGATCGTACCACTTTGGTATATCTTCACGCTGGTCGGTGCGATGGTCGGCTCAAATGTGCCAGACAGTTGGGCGCTGGATTTTGCAATTCCGATCACCTTCCTTGCCATGATCGCGCCGATGTTCCGCACCGTGGCGCATGTTGCCGCAGCACTGGTTGCGGTGATCGTAAGCTTGATCGCCGTCGATGTGCCCTATGCTCTTGGGCTGATCATTGCAGGGCTTGCTGGCATGATCACCGGCGCGCAGGTTGAGGCGTGGATGGAACGGCGCAAACCCGGGAGCACGGCACGATGA
- a CDS encoding aa3-type cytochrome c oxidase subunit IV encodes MAEHEHGSMDYDAQEKTFDGFMTFVTRSVVAILAILVLLALFAG; translated from the coding sequence ATGGCTGAACATGAACATGGCAGCATGGATTACGATGCTCAGGAAAAGACCTTTGACGGGTTCATGACCTTTGTGACACGCAGCGTCGTTGCCATCCTCGCGATTTTGGTTCTGCTGGCACTCTTTGCCGGTTGA
- the mobA gene encoding molybdenum cofactor guanylyltransferase MobA has product MKQPLGVILAGGQATRMGGGDKGLLPLGQGTLLSSVIDRLEPQVAGLALNANGDAARFSDLGLPVLADSIEGFAGPLAGVLAGLDWAAEQGAETIVTAAADTPFFPCDLVPRLLLAADGMTHPLALAATSDAKRGSARHPTFGLWPVALRDDLRAALQGGLRKVVLWTQAHDGREAMFPEEAAFFNVNTPEDLAKAEAMA; this is encoded by the coding sequence ATGAAACAACCACTTGGCGTCATTCTGGCGGGCGGGCAGGCGACCCGTATGGGCGGTGGCGACAAGGGGCTGCTGCCGCTGGGGCAGGGCACTTTGCTGTCGTCGGTGATTGACCGGCTTGAGCCGCAGGTCGCTGGGCTCGCGCTTAATGCCAATGGCGATGCGGCGCGTTTTTCTGATCTGGGTCTGCCGGTGCTGGCTGACAGTATTGAGGGTTTCGCCGGACCGCTCGCGGGCGTGCTCGCCGGGTTGGATTGGGCGGCGGAGCAGGGGGCGGAGACGATCGTCACCGCTGCTGCCGACACGCCTTTCTTTCCCTGCGATTTGGTGCCGCGTCTCTTGCTCGCCGCCGATGGCATGACCCACCCGCTCGCTTTGGCGGCAACCTCAGACGCCAAACGCGGCAGCGCCCGGCATCCGACCTTCGGCCTCTGGCCAGTGGCCCTGCGCGATGATCTGCGCGCGGCTCTGCAGGGCGGGCTGCGCAAGGTGGTGCTTTGGACGCAGGCGCATGACGGGCGCGAGGCGATGTTCCCGGAGGAGGCGGCGTTCTTCAACGTGAACACGCCCGAGGATTTGGCGAAAGCAGAGGCGATGGCATGA
- a CDS encoding tetratricopeptide repeat protein produces the protein MFRNVLGFTSVAALCIGLSAPLMAQSIAGPYLAGRHAAVNSDYPEAARYYTQALANDPKNIELMESAVLSYLSLGRVEKALPLARNMITLGTKSQVAEMALVAGMAKEGDYDALLERDTSAIGPWVGGLVQAWAHMGAGDVTAAMAAFDSLSEEAGMQGFVMYHKALALASVGDFEGAEAIFASDAAGAAGQTRRGVMAHAEILGQLDRSDDALAVLKDGFGDDTDPEIARLIENLQQDAPAPFSHTPDAQAGMAEVFFTFAAVLRNEAAGDYYVLLYSRIARYLRPDHIDALLLTASLLENLGEHDLAIAEYKSLPPNSPAYHAAELGRAEALRRSGKTAQAIEVLEQLARSHGSLAVVHSTLGDMLRAEEDYEAAIASYDQALDLTAETARARWVLFYARAIAKERSGDWEGSEADFRAALKLNPEQPQVLNYLGYSLVEQQRSLDEALDMIERAVAASPDSGYIVDSLGWVFYRLDRYGEAVEQMERAVELEPVDPVVNDHLGDVYWAVGRKREAEFQWRRALSFVDLTDADSEADPERMRRKLEVGLDAVLSEEGAPPLKVAADE, from the coding sequence ATGTTTCGGAATGTCCTAGGGTTCACCAGCGTCGCGGCGCTTTGCATCGGCCTTTCTGCGCCCTTGATGGCGCAATCTATCGCGGGCCCCTATCTGGCCGGGCGCCATGCCGCGGTGAACAGCGACTATCCTGAGGCTGCGCGCTATTACACCCAAGCGCTAGCCAATGATCCCAAAAACATCGAACTGATGGAAAGCGCCGTGCTGTCCTACCTGTCGCTGGGGCGGGTTGAGAAAGCGCTGCCATTAGCGCGCAACATGATTACCTTGGGCACAAAAAGCCAAGTGGCTGAGATGGCCCTCGTGGCTGGCATGGCAAAGGAGGGCGATTACGACGCTCTTTTGGAGCGTGACACCTCGGCGATCGGCCCTTGGGTCGGTGGGCTGGTGCAGGCTTGGGCGCATATGGGCGCTGGCGATGTCACCGCCGCCATGGCCGCTTTCGATAGCCTAAGTGAAGAAGCCGGGATGCAGGGTTTTGTGATGTATCACAAAGCCTTAGCACTCGCGAGTGTCGGCGATTTCGAAGGGGCCGAGGCGATCTTTGCCAGTGATGCGGCAGGGGCGGCGGGCCAGACCCGACGTGGGGTGATGGCGCATGCTGAAATCCTTGGCCAATTGGACCGCAGCGATGATGCGCTTGCTGTGCTCAAAGACGGTTTCGGCGATGACACCGATCCAGAGATCGCCCGTCTGATCGAAAACTTGCAACAAGACGCGCCCGCCCCTTTCAGTCATACGCCTGACGCTCAAGCCGGGATGGCCGAGGTGTTTTTCACCTTCGCCGCCGTGCTGCGCAACGAGGCGGCGGGGGATTACTATGTGCTGCTTTATTCCCGCATCGCCCGCTACCTGCGCCCCGATCACATCGACGCGCTGCTGTTGACGGCAAGCCTGCTGGAAAACCTTGGTGAGCATGATCTGGCGATTGCCGAATATAAATCCCTGCCTCCCAATAGCCCCGCCTATCACGCCGCCGAATTGGGCCGTGCCGAAGCGCTGCGCCGCTCGGGCAAAACCGCGCAGGCCATCGAAGTGTTGGAGCAGCTCGCGCGGAGCCATGGTAGTCTTGCTGTCGTGCACTCAACGCTGGGCGATATGCTGCGGGCTGAGGAAGACTATGAGGCGGCCATCGCCTCTTACGATCAAGCGCTCGATCTGACTGCCGAAACCGCTCGTGCCCGTTGGGTGCTGTTCTATGCCCGCGCCATCGCCAAGGAACGCAGCGGCGATTGGGAAGGTTCTGAGGCTGATTTCCGCGCGGCGCTTAAGTTGAACCCCGAGCAACCGCAGGTCTTGAACTATCTCGGCTATTCGCTGGTTGAGCAGCAGCGCAGCTTGGACGAGGCGCTTGATATGATCGAGCGCGCTGTCGCGGCCAGCCCCGACAGCGGTTATATCGTCGATTCGTTGGGTTGGGTGTTCTACCGGCTGGACCGTTACGGCGAGGCGGTGGAGCAGATGGAGCGCGCAGTGGAGTTGGAGCCTGTGGACCCGGTGGTGAATGATCACCTCGGAGATGTCTACTGGGCCGTGGGCCGCAAACGCGAGGCCGAGTTCCAGTGGCGCCGGGCGCTGTCCTTCGTGGACCTGACCGATGCGGATTCCGAAGCCGACCCCGAACGGATGCGCCGTAAGTTGGAGGTTGGGCTTGATGCCGTGCTGTCCGAAGAGGGCGCGCCGCCCCTAAAGGTTGCTGCTGACGAATGA
- a CDS encoding electron transfer flavoprotein-ubiquinone oxidoreductase translates to MAEIEREAMEYDVVIVGAGPAGLSAAIRLKQLDADCNVVVLEKGSEVGAHILSGAVLDPCGLDALIPDWKEKGAPINVPVKEDNFYLLGEAGKLRIPEFPMPPLMKNHGNYIVSMGNVCRWMAEQAEELGVEVFPGMACSELVFGENGEVKGVVAGEMGRQADGTPGPSYEPGMELHGKYVFLSEGVRGSLSKQVIAKYGLDEGKEPQKYGLGMKEIWEIDPAKHREGTVTHTMGWPLNSNAGGGSFIYHLENNQVYVGFVVHLGYKNPHVFPYMEFQRFKHHPMVAELLEGGKRVAYGARAITEGGYQSMPKMVAPGVALLGCSVGMVNVPRIKGNHNAMLSGKAAAEAAYAAIQAGRGGDELTEYETDVRDGPIAADLKKVRNVKPLWSKYGLTASLALGGFDMWTNTLGFSLLGTLSHGKSDAEATEPADKHKKIDYPKPDGKLSFDRLTNVAFSFTNHEESQPAHLKLKDPSIPVEVNLPKYAGPSARYCPAGVYEFVEDEKTGETRFQINFQNCVHCKTCDIKDPTQNIVWTTPQGGDGPNYPNM, encoded by the coding sequence ATGGCCGAGATTGAACGCGAAGCGATGGAATATGACGTTGTGATCGTTGGCGCCGGGCCTGCGGGCCTGTCGGCTGCGATCCGGCTTAAGCAGTTGGACGCCGATTGCAATGTCGTGGTGCTTGAGAAGGGCTCAGAAGTGGGTGCGCATATCCTGTCGGGCGCGGTGCTTGATCCTTGCGGGTTGGATGCGCTGATCCCCGATTGGAAGGAAAAAGGCGCGCCGATCAATGTGCCTGTTAAAGAAGACAACTTCTATCTGCTGGGCGAGGCGGGCAAGCTGCGCATCCCCGAATTCCCGATGCCACCGCTGATGAAAAACCACGGCAATTACATCGTCTCCATGGGCAATGTCTGCCGCTGGATGGCCGAACAGGCCGAAGAACTGGGCGTCGAAGTCTTCCCCGGCATGGCTTGCTCTGAACTGGTGTTCGGCGAGAACGGCGAAGTCAAAGGCGTTGTCGCCGGTGAGATGGGACGTCAGGCCGACGGCACGCCGGGCCCAAGCTATGAGCCGGGCATGGAGCTTCATGGTAAGTATGTCTTCCTCTCCGAAGGTGTGCGCGGCAGCCTGAGCAAACAGGTGATCGCGAAATACGGGTTGGACGAAGGCAAAGAGCCGCAGAAATACGGCCTTGGCATGAAAGAAATCTGGGAGATTGATCCCGCCAAGCATCGCGAAGGCACCGTCACCCACACGATGGGCTGGCCGCTAAACAGCAACGCAGGTGGCGGTTCATTCATCTATCACCTTGAAAATAATCAGGTTTACGTCGGTTTCGTTGTCCACCTCGGCTACAAAAACCCGCATGTTTTCCCTTACATGGAATTTCAACGCTTCAAGCATCATCCGATGGTGGCCGAACTGCTCGAGGGTGGCAAACGCGTGGCATACGGCGCGCGGGCGATCACGGAAGGCGGCTATCAATCCATGCCCAAAATGGTGGCGCCGGGCGTCGCTTTGCTGGGCTGTTCGGTCGGTATGGTCAACGTGCCGCGCATCAAGGGCAACCACAACGCCATGCTGTCCGGCAAAGCCGCAGCCGAAGCCGCCTATGCGGCGATCCAAGCGGGCCGGGGCGGCGATGAGCTGACCGAATATGAAACCGATGTGCGCGACGGGCCGATTGCCGCAGACCTTAAGAAAGTGCGCAACGTCAAACCGCTGTGGTCAAAATACGGCCTGACCGCGTCGCTGGCGCTTGGTGGGTTCGACATGTGGACCAACACGCTCGGCTTTTCGTTGCTGGGCACGCTGAGCCACGGCAAATCGGACGCCGAGGCGACCGAGCCTGCGGATAAGCACAAGAAAATCGACTACCCCAAACCCGATGGCAAGCTCAGCTTTGACCGTTTGACGAATGTGGCCTTCTCTTTCACCAACCACGAAGAAAGCCAGCCTGCGCACCTTAAGTTGAAAGACCCGAGCATTCCGGTCGAGGTGAACCTGCCGAAATACGCAGGCCCATCGGCGCGCTACTGCCCGGCGGGTGTCTATGAGTTCGTCGAAGATGAGAAGACCGGGGAGACGCGGTTCCAGATCAACTTCCAGAACTGCGTGCATTGCAAGACCTGCGACATCAAAGACCCCACGCAGAACATCGTTTGGACCACGCCGCAGGGCGGGGACGGGCCGAACTACCCCAATATGTAA